One Fuerstiella marisgermanici DNA window includes the following coding sequences:
- a CDS encoding helix-turn-helix domain-containing protein: MMSKLNRVKRNLTKAQQNRVDQARPAAEGADREDVIRQGQEVQRLSELRDVMKLLKEAREASGMSLRELETNTGISRGNLSRLENGDSNPTIATLRRYAAAIGRTVKITVE; the protein is encoded by the coding sequence ATGATGAGCAAACTGAATCGCGTGAAACGAAACCTGACCAAAGCTCAGCAGAACCGCGTTGATCAGGCAAGACCGGCCGCTGAAGGGGCGGACCGCGAAGACGTCATTCGCCAGGGGCAGGAAGTTCAAAGGCTGTCCGAACTGCGAGACGTAATGAAGCTGCTGAAGGAAGCGCGGGAAGCGTCGGGAATGTCGTTGCGTGAACTGGAAACCAACACCGGGATTTCTCGCGGCAATTTATCTCGACTCGAGAACGGAGACAGCAATCCCACCATCGCAACTCTCAGACGCTACGCGGCTGCCATCGGCCGGACTGTGAAAATCACAGTTGAGTGA
- a CDS encoding carbon storage regulator: MLVLTRKPGQSVQIADNVTVSILSSSGNRVRLGITAPQEQPIRRTNRKPKKGSRHAHRARHR; this comes from the coding sequence ATGCTGGTACTCACAAGAAAGCCGGGACAGTCTGTTCAGATTGCCGACAACGTCACTGTATCGATTCTGAGTTCGAGCGGAAACCGCGTTCGCCTGGGCATCACTGCGCCTCAGGAACAACCGATCCGGCGCACGAATCGCAAACCAAAGAAAGGAAGCCGCCATGCTCACCGTGCCCGCCACCGATGA
- a CDS encoding helix-turn-helix transcriptional regulator yields MLTVPATDEPATVLPELLSKASVCELLDNVTPKHVENLVRSGRMPPPVYLGRSPRWQRRVLLEWIESGCLVVDAERFDTWQAMQSAAH; encoded by the coding sequence ATGCTCACCGTGCCCGCCACCGATGAACCGGCCACCGTTCTTCCGGAACTGCTAAGCAAGGCCAGCGTTTGTGAATTGCTGGACAACGTAACACCCAAGCACGTTGAGAACCTTGTTCGATCGGGACGAATGCCGCCGCCCGTCTATTTGGGCCGCAGTCCACGTTGGCAACGTCGCGTGTTGCTGGAATGGATTGAATCAGGCTGTCTGGTTGTTGACGCAGAACGATTCGACACGTGGCAGGCAATGCAATCTGCCGCGCATTAG
- a CDS encoding tyrosine-type recombinase/integrase, with translation MASVSKDAKGYRIFFLAPDGRRRSIRISGLNKAKAQQVSRHVAELVNAKTSAQSIDRQTALWLSDIGKTLRDKLVSVGLVEARESSNLKQFVADYIAAGRTASGRVAKPLTIRKWQTTAGYLNEFFGDCLLDSVSLGKADDFRRWLAESKGNAENTVRKHIQIVKLFFTAAKRRRLIDENPFQDQKSTTMPNRQRDYFVTQGEIQKCLDACPDSQWQLIIALCRFGGLRCPSEVLQLTWDDVLWDQDRIHIKSPKTEHHEGKEARVIPLWPELRPFLDQSYELAKDRSEDAQQFLVTRYRDTNSNLRTQFFRIIKRAGLLKWPKLFQNCRASRETELLDAGFPPHVVAAWIGHSVKVQNANYAQVADHHFEQAVGLKASKVVRQVVQYPSESGRTGETAKTDDHAKPKVFRGHSPEFASGRRQEIAPERFELSTPRS, from the coding sequence ATGGCTTCAGTCAGCAAAGACGCCAAAGGCTACCGAATTTTCTTTCTCGCCCCGGACGGCCGCCGCCGATCGATTCGCATTTCGGGATTGAACAAAGCCAAAGCCCAACAAGTCAGCCGCCACGTTGCTGAACTTGTGAACGCCAAGACATCCGCTCAGTCGATCGATCGACAAACTGCGTTGTGGTTGTCCGACATCGGCAAGACGTTACGGGATAAGTTGGTTTCTGTCGGGCTTGTTGAAGCTCGCGAATCGAGCAACCTGAAACAGTTCGTTGCCGATTACATCGCAGCCGGAAGAACGGCATCCGGGCGTGTTGCCAAACCGTTGACGATTCGAAAGTGGCAGACAACAGCGGGCTATCTGAATGAGTTCTTCGGTGATTGCCTGCTGGATTCGGTCAGCCTGGGCAAAGCCGATGACTTCCGCCGCTGGCTGGCAGAATCCAAAGGCAACGCGGAGAACACTGTTAGGAAGCACATTCAGATTGTGAAGCTGTTCTTCACGGCCGCGAAACGCCGTCGGCTGATTGACGAGAACCCGTTTCAGGATCAGAAATCGACCACCATGCCCAATCGACAGCGTGACTACTTCGTGACGCAGGGCGAGATTCAGAAGTGTCTGGACGCTTGTCCGGATTCTCAGTGGCAACTGATCATTGCTCTGTGTCGTTTTGGTGGCCTGCGTTGTCCGTCGGAAGTGCTTCAACTGACGTGGGACGATGTTTTGTGGGACCAAGACAGAATTCACATCAAAAGCCCCAAGACTGAACACCATGAAGGCAAAGAAGCCCGCGTGATTCCGCTGTGGCCTGAACTGCGCCCGTTCCTTGATCAGTCGTACGAACTGGCCAAAGACCGATCAGAAGACGCTCAGCAGTTTCTGGTGACCCGCTACCGCGACACGAACAGCAACCTGCGAACTCAGTTTTTCCGGATCATCAAACGGGCTGGTTTGCTGAAGTGGCCGAAGTTGTTTCAGAACTGCCGGGCCAGTCGAGAAACGGAATTGCTGGACGCCGGATTTCCGCCGCACGTCGTCGCCGCCTGGATTGGTCACAGCGTGAAGGTTCAGAACGCCAACTACGCTCAAGTGGCAGACCACCACTTTGAACAAGCTGTCGGGCTGAAGGCGTCCAAGGTGGTGCGCCAGGTGGTGCAGTACCCCAGCGAATCAGGGAGAACTGGCGAAACCGCCAAAACGGACGATCACGCAAAACCCAAGGTTTTTCGCGGTCATTCGCCTGAATTCGCTTCTGGTCGGAGGCAGGAAATAGCACCGGAGAGATTCGAACTCTCAACGCCTCGGTCCTAA
- a CDS encoding formylmethanofuran dehydrogenase subunit C — protein MTIILTLKQPPAVPLESEVLSPDALCELSNAEIRALTVYHGKRQVPLDEFFDVDGERSEDLVLHGDLNKVRWIGRAMSRGSITVHGKVGMHLGAYMRGGRIEVHGDASDWIGAEMKNGFIHVHGNVGGQIGAAYRGSLAGMKNGLIIVDGSAGLEVGMRMRRGTIVLGGIARDFCGLQMKGGTIILQDGAEIRTGAWMNRGTIISMKPLQLMPTFAESNEFNPTFLNVYSKQLQQHGIALPFAASEGSYQRYAGDLSVPGKGEILVWQPA, from the coding sequence ATGACCATCATCCTCACTCTTAAACAACCGCCCGCCGTTCCTTTGGAATCTGAAGTGCTGTCACCAGACGCACTTTGCGAATTGTCCAACGCGGAAATTCGAGCACTCACCGTATACCATGGCAAACGTCAGGTTCCGTTGGACGAATTTTTTGACGTCGACGGCGAACGCAGTGAAGACCTTGTCCTGCACGGTGACCTGAACAAGGTTCGCTGGATTGGTCGAGCGATGAGTCGCGGCAGTATTACCGTTCACGGTAAGGTAGGGATGCATCTGGGAGCCTACATGAGAGGTGGCCGCATTGAAGTGCACGGTGATGCGAGTGACTGGATCGGTGCCGAAATGAAGAACGGCTTCATCCACGTGCACGGTAACGTCGGCGGGCAAATTGGGGCCGCTTACCGTGGTTCTTTGGCGGGCATGAAGAATGGCCTGATTATCGTCGACGGTTCGGCCGGTCTGGAAGTCGGCATGAGAATGCGGCGCGGCACGATCGTACTCGGCGGAATCGCTCGCGATTTTTGCGGCCTGCAAATGAAAGGCGGCACGATCATCCTGCAGGACGGCGCCGAAATTCGCACCGGAGCATGGATGAATCGCGGCACCATCATTTCCATGAAACCGCTGCAACTGATGCCCACGTTCGCCGAATCCAACGAATTCAATCCCACGTTCCTAAACGTGTATTCCAAACAGCTACAGCAGCACGGCATCGCCCTGCCCTTCGCCGCCAGCGAAGGTTCGTATCAGCGGTACGCCGGTGACCTGTCCGTGCCCGGCAAGGGTGAGATTTTAGTCTGGCAGCCAGCATAG
- a CDS encoding formylmethanofuran dehydrogenase subunit A encodes MLKITGGKVYDPANEINGQIKDICIDDHGRIVDSVDGGRTIDASGMIIFPGGVDVHTHVAGGAMNFARAMTPEDHRRTQAFIRTQSRRSGLGGMAPTTFATGYLYAGMGFTTVNEAAVPVLSARHTHEELADIPIVDKASLTLMANNEIMLDQMQAGEMERARNVVAWYLWAAKSYGVKAVNPGGVTAWKWGQNASQLTDPIAGYDNLTPGKIVTMLATICDDLQLPHPMHLHCNNLGAPGNISTTLDTLKHLEGHRAHIAHSQYHAYGGDGWETMCSATSQLADYFNTHPNITTDAGAVLFGDTVTITADGPWQHLLYKLTGRKWGNLDVENETGCGIVPYTYRPSNLVNAVQWASGLELMLLIKNPWQVFLSTDHPNGGCFWRYPEIIQLLMCADFRQECIAKLPDKIKGKITLPEIDREYTLYEVATSMSAGPARALGLTKKGNLGVGCDADIVIYEEEDDVARMFSHPRYVIKAGEVVIEDGDIRETPHGREFLVKPDYAPETDDFMRPLFEDCYTMQFENYPVELERIENPDMTELKTQ; translated from the coding sequence ATGCTGAAAATTACCGGCGGCAAAGTCTACGACCCCGCAAACGAAATCAACGGCCAGATCAAAGATATCTGCATCGACGACCACGGCCGAATTGTGGATTCGGTTGACGGCGGCAGGACGATCGACGCCTCTGGAATGATCATCTTTCCCGGTGGTGTCGACGTGCACACTCACGTGGCCGGTGGAGCGATGAACTTTGCACGAGCCATGACGCCGGAAGACCATCGCCGCACGCAAGCGTTCATCCGCACGCAAAGTCGCCGCAGCGGTTTGGGAGGCATGGCGCCCACGACGTTCGCTACCGGCTATCTTTACGCTGGTATGGGATTCACGACTGTGAACGAAGCAGCGGTGCCTGTGTTGTCTGCCAGGCATACCCACGAAGAACTGGCCGACATTCCGATCGTGGACAAGGCGTCGCTGACGTTGATGGCCAACAACGAAATCATGCTCGACCAGATGCAGGCGGGCGAAATGGAGCGAGCTCGCAACGTTGTCGCATGGTATCTGTGGGCAGCGAAGTCGTACGGTGTGAAGGCCGTCAATCCAGGCGGAGTGACTGCATGGAAGTGGGGCCAGAATGCCAGCCAGTTAACCGATCCGATCGCTGGCTACGACAACCTGACGCCGGGCAAGATTGTCACGATGCTGGCAACGATCTGCGACGATCTACAGTTGCCTCATCCGATGCACCTGCACTGCAATAACCTCGGGGCCCCCGGAAACATTTCCACCACACTGGATACACTCAAGCATCTGGAAGGGCATCGAGCCCACATCGCTCATTCGCAGTACCACGCTTACGGCGGCGACGGCTGGGAAACCATGTGTTCCGCCACTTCGCAGCTCGCCGATTACTTTAACACTCACCCCAACATCACCACGGATGCCGGCGCTGTGTTGTTTGGCGACACGGTCACCATCACCGCCGACGGGCCGTGGCAGCATTTGCTGTACAAGCTAACGGGCCGGAAGTGGGGTAACCTGGATGTCGAAAACGAAACCGGCTGCGGCATCGTGCCCTACACCTATCGTCCCAGCAATCTGGTGAATGCCGTGCAGTGGGCCAGTGGGCTGGAATTAATGCTGCTGATTAAAAATCCGTGGCAGGTGTTCCTGTCGACTGATCATCCCAACGGCGGTTGCTTCTGGCGCTATCCGGAAATTATCCAGCTACTTATGTGTGCCGACTTCCGCCAGGAATGCATCGCCAAACTGCCGGACAAAATCAAAGGCAAAATTACGCTGCCCGAAATCGATCGTGAATACACGCTGTACGAAGTTGCCACGTCGATGTCTGCGGGACCGGCACGAGCCCTCGGCTTAACAAAGAAGGGGAACCTTGGCGTCGGCTGTGACGCGGACATTGTGATCTACGAAGAGGAAGACGACGTAGCTCGAATGTTCAGCCATCCTCGCTATGTGATCAAAGCGGGTGAAGTTGTGATCGAAGACGGAGACATCCGCGAGACGCCTCATGGTCGCGAGTTTCTGGTAAAGCCGGACTACGCGCCGGAGACTGACGACTTCATGCGTCCGCTGTTTGAAGACTGCTACACAATGCAGTTTGAAAACTACCCGGTCGAATTGGAACGAATTGAAAATCCGGACATGACGGAACTCAAAACCCAATAG